The bacterium sequence TCCAATTCCGCTCTTTCCATAAAAGATTAAAGGAGGGATATCCCTCCTTCTTAAAAGGTTTTTTAAAGATGATATTGCTTCTCTCTGACCTATGATTTTATCCAAAAGCATAAACATATAGGATATAAATATTGGGCTTAATCTGTCAATCTTGACTTAAAAAGGATTTATTTTGTATAATATTTTTATGGAAAATAAATTTTATGACCTAATGGTTATTTTTGATGAAAAAGAAGCAAAAAGGGAAAAAATTACATCTGAAATTACTGGAATTATCAATGAAAACAATGGTTTTATTGAGCATATTGATGAATGGGGTATAAAAACCCTTAGCTATCCAATCAAGAAACACTTAGAAGGATTTTATTTGCTTATAAGATTTTCTGTAAAAAAAGAGGCAATTTCTTTAATCTCAGAGGTCTTAAGGGTTTCAGAACATGTTTTGAGGTTTCTTATTACAAAAAGAAAAAATCCCCTTCCAAAGGAAGGGGAAAAAGAGAATGAAGAGGAGGTAAAGGAAGAATGAGAGGATACTCAAGGGCAATAATTATGGGGAATTTGACAAGGGATCCTGAGCTAAAATACATTCCATCTGGAACAGCTGTTACAAGCTTTACCGTAGCTGTCAACAGAAAGTACACCCTTCAGGGTGAGACAAAGGATGAGACAAGCTTTATTCCCGTTGTTGTTTGGGGAAAACAGGCAGAGAATTGCAATCAATACCTTAAAAAGGGATCTGCTGTTTTTGTTGATGGAAGGCTTCGTCAACGCTCATGGGAAACATCGGATGGTCAAAAGAAATCCGTGGTTGAAATAGTAGGATTGACGGTTCAATTTCTTTCAGGAAGGCCACAAGAGGAAGAAATTATTGAAGAAGAACCACCCCTTCCTCCCGAAGAAGACCTTCCTTTTTAAGAGGAATTGCAAATTTTAAATTGATCATGAGGATAAAAATTTAAATTATAAAGGAGAGGTGCCAGAGAGGTCGAATGGGGCTGCCTGCTAAGCAGTTATACAGGCAAAACTTGTATCCTGGGTTCAAATCCCAGCCTCTCCGGGGAAGGTGAAAAATCAGGGTTGGAATAATTGGTCTTGGATTGATTGGCGGCTCAATTGGGTTAAGCTTAAAGAAAAATAAGCTTTGCTCCTCAATAATCGGCTTTGGAAGGAATAGAGAAAGGCTAGAGGAGGCAAAAAAATTAGGGGCAATTGATGAGATAGGGAAAGATTACAAAGAGCTAGCAAAAGTAGAGGTTATCTTCCTTGCCACACCTGTTTTATCAATTATAGAAATAGGAAAAGAGGTCTCTAAATTTATAAAAGAGGCTATTGTCTCTGATGCTGGTTCAACAAAGGCTGAAATTGTAAAAAATCTCTCTCCCTTAATCCCAAAGTTTGTTGGCTGCCATCCTATGGCAGGCTCTCATAAATCTGGGATAAAATTTGCATCTGGTGAATTGTTTCTCAATGCCAATGTTGTCCTAACGCCGAATAGCCGAACAGATAAAAAGGCAAAGGAGGTTATATCCTCTCTTTGGAAAGGAATGGGAGCAAATGTAATTGAAATGAACCCAGAGCTTCACGATGAGCTGGTTGCCTTATCATCCC is a genomic window containing:
- the rpsF gene encoding 30S ribosomal protein S6 codes for the protein MENKFYDLMVIFDEKEAKREKITSEITGIINENNGFIEHIDEWGIKTLSYPIKKHLEGFYLLIRFSVKKEAISLISEVLRVSEHVLRFLITKRKNPLPKEGEKENEEEVKEE
- the ssb gene encoding single-stranded DNA-binding protein; this translates as MRGYSRAIIMGNLTRDPELKYIPSGTAVTSFTVAVNRKYTLQGETKDETSFIPVVVWGKQAENCNQYLKKGSAVFVDGRLRQRSWETSDGQKKSVVEIVGLTVQFLSGRPQEEEIIEEEPPLPPEEDLPF
- a CDS encoding prephenate dehydrogenase/arogenate dehydrogenase family protein gives rise to the protein MGLGLIGGSIGLSLKKNKLCSSIIGFGRNRERLEEAKKLGAIDEIGKDYKELAKVEVIFLATPVLSIIEIGKEVSKFIKEAIVSDAGSTKAEIVKNLSPLIPKFVGCHPMAGSHKSGIKFASGELFLNANVVLTPNSRTDKKAKEVISSLWKGMGANVIEMNPELHDELVALSSHIPHIVSNILVELVLKRKEALSLISSGFRDMARLSLSEPLLWNDIFLTNQENIIKGLDKMKEIIVKWKKLLNNKERLLLYLKLKEINDRAKGLREERNGKNG